The following coding sequences lie in one Populus nigra chromosome 15, ddPopNigr1.1, whole genome shotgun sequence genomic window:
- the LOC133674264 gene encoding transcription factor bHLH35-like isoform X1, whose product MESFEDISEYQNYWEMTSMFLNDELKSWAMDQASSHYYDSSSPDEAASAIASKNTVSERNRRKKLNDKLLELRQAVPKISKLDKASTIKDAIDYIQDLQEQETRLQAEIMELESERSEKDKGYEFERELPVLLTSKKTRYDHISDHREPRSDPIEVHQLMVSSMGEKTLFVSLTCSQAREAMVKICEVFESLKLKIITASVTSVSGMFKKTILIEADVEERDHLKSRIERAIKALTGPYNPQIM is encoded by the exons ATGGAATCTTTTGAGGATATTTCTGAGTACCAAAATTACTGGGAAATGACTAGCATGTTTTTGAATGATGAGCTTAAAAG TTGGGCAATGGATCAGGCATCTAGCCATTACTATGACTCAAGCTCGCCGGACGAAGCTGCTTCAGCAATAGCCTCTAAAAATACAGTTTCAGAGAGAAACAGGAGGAAAAAGCTTAATGACAAGCTCTTGGAACTTAGACAAGCAGTCCCCAAAATCAGCAAG TTGGATAAAGCTTCTACAATCAAAGATGCTATTGACTACATCCAAGATTTGCAAGAACAAGAGACGAGACTCCAAGCTGAGATAATGGAACTTGAATCTGAGAGATCTGAGAAAGATAAGGGTTATGAATTTGAGAGAGAGCTACCAGTCTTGTTAACATCCAAGAAAACAAGATATGACCACATTTCTGATCACAGAGAGCCCAGAAGTGATCCCATAGAAGTTCATCAA CTTATGGTCTCGTCCATGGGAGAGAAGACTCTGTTTGTGAGTTTGACATGCAGTCAAGCTAGAGAAGCAATGGTTAAGATCTGCGAGGTTTTTGAATCTTTAAAGCTGAAAATTATTACAGCGAGTGTCACATCTGTCTCAGGGATGTTCAAGAAGACAATCTTGATAGAG GCAGATGTAGAAGAGAGAGATCATCTGAAGTCAAGAATAGAAAGAGCTATTAAGGCTCTAACTGGTCCATATAACCCTCAAATCATGTAG
- the LOC133674265 gene encoding transcription factor bHLH35-like, with the protein MESFQNISEYQNYWEMPSMFWNDELTSWEMDQASSQIYDSSSPDGAASASASRNTVSERNRRKKLNDKLYALREAVPRISKLDKASIIKDAIDYIQDLQEQETRLQAEIMELESERSEKDKGYEFERELPVLLTSKKTRYDHISDHREPRSDPIEVHQLRVSSMGEKTLFVSLTCSKAREAMVRICEVFESLNLKIITASVTTVSGMVKKTVLIEADVEEIDHLKSRIEGAIKALTGPYNPQSM; encoded by the exons ATGGAGTCTTTTCAGAACATTTCTGAGTACCAAAATTACTGGGAGATGCCTAGCATGTTTTGGAATGATGAGCTTACCAG TTGGGAAATGGATCAGGCATCTAGCCAGATCTATGATTCAAGCTCGCCAGACGGAGCTGCTTCAGCATCAGCGTCTAGAAATACAGTTTCAGAGAGAAACAGGAGGAAGAAGCTTAATGACAAGCTCTACGCGCTTAGAGAAGCAGTCCCCAGAATCAGCAAG TTGGATAAGGCTTCTATAATCAAAGATGCTATTGACTACATCCAAGATTTGCAAGAACAAGAGACGAGACTCCAAGCTGAGATAATGGAACTTGAATCTGAGAGATCTGAGAAAGATAAGGGTTATGAATTTGAGAGAGAGCTACCAGTCTTGTTAACATCCAAGAAAACAAGATATGACCACATTTCTGATCACAGAGAGCCCAGAAGTGATCCCATAGAAGTTCATCAA CTTAGGGTCTCGTCCATGGGAGAGAAGACTCTGTTTGTGAGTTTGACATGCAGTAAAGCGAGAGAAGCTATGGTTAGGATCTGCGAGGTTTTTGAATCTTTGAACCTGAAAATTATTACAGCAAGTGTCACAACTGTCTCAGGGATGGTCAAGAAGACAGTCTTGATAGAG GCAGATGTAGAAGAGATAGATCATCTGAAGTCAAGAATAGAAGGAGCTATTAAGGCTCTAACTGGTCCATATAACCCTCAAAGCATGTAG
- the LOC133674255 gene encoding transcription factor bHLH35-like has product MVVQAKHTLHLKQDSLSSLSLCPPTQPHLSMEIIDNHFEYQNYWETNRFWNEDLDYSWEMNQQFNVGYYDSSSPDGNTQTIASKNIVSERSRRQKLSDKLLALREAVPKISKLDKASVIKDAIKYIQDLQEQERRLQADIRELESRRLEKNRTCDIEDELPVLLRSKRTRHDQIYDHWLARSTCPIQVHELSVTSMGEKTLFVSLTCSKTTDAMIRICEVFEPLKLKIITANITTISGMVKKTVLIEVDEEEKEHLKIKIQRAVLALRSAYNPMMSI; this is encoded by the exons ATGGTTGTGCAAGCAAAACACACTCTACATCTCAAGCAAGATTCAttgagctctctctctctctgtcctCCAACACAGCCCCACCTTTCCATGGAAATTATTGATAATCATTTTGAGTACCAAAATTACTGGGAGACTAACAGGTTTTGGAATGAAGACCTTGATTATAG TTGGGAAATGAATCAGCAATTTAATGTCGGGTACTATGATTCAAGCTCACCGGATGGAAATACTCAGACAATAGCATCCAAAAATATTGTTTCAGAGAGGAGCAGGAGGCAGAAGCTTAGTGACAAGCTCTTGGCACTTAGAGAAGCTGTCCCCAAAATCAGCAAA TTGGATAAGGCTTCAGTAATCAAAGATGCTATTAAGTATATCCAAGATTTGCAAGAACAAGAGAGGAGACTCCAAGCTGATATAAGGGAACTTGAATCCAGAAGATTGGAGAAAAACCGTACTTGTGACATTGAGGATGAGCTCCCGGTCTTGTTAAGATCCAAGAGAACAAGACATGACCAAATTTATGATCACTGGCTGGCCAGAAGCACTTGTCCTATTCAAGTTCATGAA CTTAGTGTCACTTCTATGGGAGAGAAAACTCTGTTCGTGAGCTTGACATGTAGTAAAACAACAGACGCGATGATTAGGATTTGTGAGGTTTTTGAACCTTTGAAGCTGAAAATTATCACAGCAAATATCACAACTATCTCAGGGATGGTCAAGAAGACTGTCTTGATAGAG GtagatgaagaagagaaagagcatCTGAAGATAAAAATTCAAAGGGCTGTTTTAGCTCTTAGATCCGCATATAATCCTATGATGAGCATCTAA
- the LOC133674264 gene encoding transcription factor bHLH35-like isoform X2, giving the protein MESFEDISEYQNYWEMTSMFLNDELKSWAMDQASSHYYDSSSPDEAASAIASKNTVSERNRRKKLNDKLLELRQAVPKISKLDKASTIKDAIDYIQDLQEQETRLQAEIMELESERSEKDKGYEFERELPVLLTSKKTRYDHISDHREPRSDPIEVHQLMVSSMGEKTLFVSLTCSQAREAMVKICEVFESLKLKIITASVTSVSGMFKKTILIEM; this is encoded by the exons ATGGAATCTTTTGAGGATATTTCTGAGTACCAAAATTACTGGGAAATGACTAGCATGTTTTTGAATGATGAGCTTAAAAG TTGGGCAATGGATCAGGCATCTAGCCATTACTATGACTCAAGCTCGCCGGACGAAGCTGCTTCAGCAATAGCCTCTAAAAATACAGTTTCAGAGAGAAACAGGAGGAAAAAGCTTAATGACAAGCTCTTGGAACTTAGACAAGCAGTCCCCAAAATCAGCAAG TTGGATAAAGCTTCTACAATCAAAGATGCTATTGACTACATCCAAGATTTGCAAGAACAAGAGACGAGACTCCAAGCTGAGATAATGGAACTTGAATCTGAGAGATCTGAGAAAGATAAGGGTTATGAATTTGAGAGAGAGCTACCAGTCTTGTTAACATCCAAGAAAACAAGATATGACCACATTTCTGATCACAGAGAGCCCAGAAGTGATCCCATAGAAGTTCATCAA CTTATGGTCTCGTCCATGGGAGAGAAGACTCTGTTTGTGAGTTTGACATGCAGTCAAGCTAGAGAAGCAATGGTTAAGATCTGCGAGGTTTTTGAATCTTTAAAGCTGAAAATTATTACAGCGAGTGTCACATCTGTCTCAGGGATGTTCAAGAAGACAATCTTGATAGAG ATGTAG